The sequence TTAACTTGCAGAGTGAGTTTTCTTAGCATAAACAATCAGATTTTGTTGCTCACTTTTAAATCTAATAGCTCGAGCTGACCCCATGATATCCTGCTGGTGTTATCAGGCAGGAAACACTCTGCTCAGGACACATCCTCTCCTCTCTTCAAGCAGTGCTGTGCAGCCTTTCCTTGGCAGGTCCCTGCAGGAAAACACTCAGCAGCTTGCCTCATTCCTGCTGTCTAATCAGAGGGCACAGCACAGTGAGCTCAATCACAGCAGCAGAGAACCAGGAAGAAGATAAACAGAATAACAACCCACAGACATTTCACCCCACTCCTCCTTTCTCTGTGGTCAATCACAGATGTGACACTGCAGAAAGGTGTCCTGCCTGGGTGTGATGGTGATTGGCAGACACGGGCTCTGAGTAGACGTGGGTGGAAGTTTaaaggaaacattttttttttaaactggggATCCAAGTGCCATTGAAAAGTAGTAGTACTGTGAGTCAGTTGAGGTGAGGCCAGATATGTTATACAATGGAACAACATCTTTATGTCATACACAACATGTTTAAGTAACAGCCAGGCAGTTGTTTATTTCTATTTTAAAATGAAGTGAAAAGATGGGTATACTCATTTGAAAGTAGGTACCACCTAGTACCATCACCCTCTGATGTGAACATCTCCTTCTCTGAAAGAGAACATGTTACATAGTGATACTCAGTACTCCTGTGCTGGCTGTGTATCTCAATGCTGTACTTGCAGCCTACAGGTCCTTCTCTTTACAGCAACTGGACTTTAAACTACAATATTCTACTTGATATCTTATCTCCCGGGCTGTAATGTTGCTTTTGTTGTATTTCTCAAATATTTCCTCGGGACCAAAGGCCAGATAATTATTTGGACATATTGATGAAAAGGCTGTTAATGTGTGAATGAAGAAGTGCATTCATACAAACGTGTAGGTACACAGCAGTGTGCCACTGGGGGTTGGGATCTGGGCTGACATGCCAAATCTGTGGGATTCTGCCCTTACACCTGAGGTTTCTGGGCTCGGGTTATAGAAAAATAAGGGTGGTCTGCACTCCCAAGTCCAatcactgagtgtgtgtttgtgttaccTGAGCAGAGTATTTGGTGTACTCGTGTACATCATATATCCTTTTTATTAGCAGGCGCCTATAGATACATatttcttttctctgtacactgttctgaccagggggtcagttgttGTATCTTGGGCAGTCCCTTATGTGTAGATATTATCCACACTAAAGGTTATAGATTGTTTTTCTATATTTGAtttagttagcgctacctgttctgTTTTTTTCATCATAATATCCATGCTACATTTAATCAGGGAAAACACTGTGATGGATCTCGAACATAATGGGGACCATGCAGTTCAAAAGACGTCTGTAAAATGTCTTTGTATATTAATTTAATTTCACAGGTAATTATCTTGGCTAATCTATATTTTAGGTGTTAGATCTCAGGACTTCAGGACATTTTCCAGCAGCGACCATACATATCCCAAAatctaatttgtgtgtgtgtgtgtatatatatatatatatatatatatggcacccctaaggcgatatatatatatatatatatatatatatatatatatatatatatatatatatatatatatatatatatatatatatatatatatatgaagcagGCACTCACAGGACTTGCAACTTCATTTTGAAGATTTATTATTTTGAAGatatatttctgtattaacctttTATGACCCATGCCCttgcctaatatatatatatatatatatatatatatatatatatatatatatatatatatataaatgacagTGACAATATTTACTAAACAGGAAAGGAATAATAAGTCATCAATTTGTTGTTCAGTAGATTCATGTCTTATTAATTACCATATACAGTGCCTAGTATCATAGTCATGCAAGTCACTGATTGTGCCTGGTGATCATGTGAGATTATGTATAAATACCTTTGTAATTAATCCAGGACTGCACACAGAATTACATATCACATACACCTGATGCATAGTTTAGTTTGTATTCATACCTGGGCAGTATTGCTTCTTGCCCTTCACATGAACTTTGCCTTGTATTTATGTTTATACCGTATGTGTTCTTGTATTAAACACAGTGCATCACAGTGCTGGACATTTCAGGTACAATTAAAAGTAGAATCTACCTAGTTAAAAGAATATTACCTAGCACCGTATAAACAGTATATtttagaaatgtatatttaagatGCAATAAAATGAAATAATGTATCCATGTAATAATTTACATATCATATTAACAATTCCTTAGCGCTATAATAATTTTTCACTATTTACAGTACTTTTCTTCCATGTGCTACCTGCATGTCACTATAATTGTACCCTCTGTTTAAAACATATTAGTATCATGTGAAACCTTATAGCAATGAATCCTGTATGCAGGGGAATTagtgtatgtgcatgtatgtatgtatatgcctgtatgtgcctgtatgtatgtgcatgtatgtatttgtatgtatgtgtatgtactgtatttctcTCAATCAGATGTTAAATCTGGGTATACATATTACATATTGATAATAAATGTGCTAACCTATACATGTGTAGATGTATATTAGAGAGAATCATTTGGATCTCCATATTTGGGTCATGTTCAATATACTTTGCACCTGTTATGTTTTTTACTTTGAAAATAATTGGTTATATCCACAGACAGCTCTCTATGTTTTCACTGCTGCATTTAAGTGCAAGAGAAATGTCCTGATGTCCTGGCTCTCTTATTCCGAGAGTAAATGAAGAAAATTGAATCCCTGatggaatatatataaatatatacatacatacagttacataaatatatatatatatatatatatatatatatatatatatatatatatatatatatatatatatatatatatatatatatatatatatatatatatatgcactgtgtgctcatttgcatgtcatttcccagaatcccttgctgcagtggaagcactgtatgctggggataatggtgaaaggcagggtggcagacctgcctaagagcctaagacatgtgaatgtgctcacaagtgatctttttatttgctatattatATTGTTTGTCAGGTCTCCTTATAAATCCTACAATAAATACAGCAGATGGTCACACCGGCTCTTGTTAATGGAGATGCGACTCATATCTTTCCGGCAGAAATACTGTCAGATAAAAAACAGAAATATCAGGCTGGAAAATAAGTAAAGCAAAGGGAAAAAGATGAGAAAAAGAAGAACATGTCGGGTTTGGAAAATACTAGCACCACAATGACACTATTTGGAGTAGCCTGTCCCGTTTAATCGGTGTTCCAGTTCTAGAAAGTGATGAGGTTATTTGAAATGATTAAGAAAGAAAGAAGTGATGTGTTATCACAAATACGAAACAAATGTTAAATTAACTACAAGAGGGGAGAACAGATTTAATTGTAATTAAATCACAGTTCATTATAACGTGTGGGGCCCATGTAGAAAATGATGCATATGATTTGACCTCCGCCCTGGAGTGATCCTGCCCATTGTTATACTGGGCTCAACATGCAAGACACTGTCTCTCTGACCAACACTTGTATTTACTTAATGCTCTACTCATTACTGTGTGCAGTGCTACATGTTACAAGACAATGCTGGCAAATGATCCCGGATGGTAATACTATCCATGCATACTGTAGTATTAGAACATGGCATACATTGAAGATGTAAAGTgtgtaataattataatataataaagtaaagcacatttttttttgggggggtggggttactAAGCCTTCagatttgtgcattattttacataTAAATATAGTTACTAAGAAAATGTGATAACAGAAAAAGCTATTTCATTACACTTGCTGAAGGAAAGTGGAAGATAGAGACAGGGGAAGAACAAAGGCTGCTACACCACTGCTATATTCCAATCATTTAACTACTGGAGCTAGGAGGTTAAGCAGGAATATATCAATATAGTTATGATATAGGCATAAATACAGATCAAATGGCACGTGTATTATGTCGTTGGACACAATAAGTGTTGTAAATGAGCTTCTAAATGTATCTTTCTTAAGTTGCACTTTTAGTCATTATTTTGACGTTATGACCAACAATTCCGTCTTAGTTATTATATTACACagctttatttaattttaattcttAAAATTATTTTACCAAGGAAAGATGTATTGAGATATACATCTCGGTGTTTTTTTTCAAACGTCCTGGTAGGTAGCTCATCTTCCTGCCTTTAAATATGtctaaatattttattaatattattattattattataataaataaCAGAACAGGAGATAGTGGTATGAAGAGTAATTAGTTCCTTCAAGTGAAAAGATAATGTATCAATTAGAAAGGCATCAAGAAATATCTGCAAGAATTTTCTTGTAACAAATAAAAATCGAATTTATGAACAGGTAAGTCAAATTACAAATTACAAACATAGTATTGGACACTGAGTACAAAAATAAGATGATATGGAAAAAAAATTACCTTTCATTAAGGTGTGAAACCCCCTAATTTATTTAGTTTTACTATGTAGTTtgtattagtttttttttcttattccTGATCGAAATGAGATCATATGATTTAGGATTGTATGCAATCAGTACGTGTAATCTATTTGACTACAAATGTTATTTTGATGGTTAGCAATTGTATTCATTTTCATTTCTTcatacatggggagggggagaaaatatGACATCATAAACGTTCACAATGCATTTTATtgtataaaaaaacatatttatttaaattaaatatttatgGAAACGCATATGTACATCCATTCAAAATGCAGGTAAATgtcaaatatatactgtaacttgTGGTTTTACAGAACAATGATTATTAATATTACTAAACCATCGCCATTACTTTCTACTACTAATTACCAGATGGCAGACAGTAACAATGGGGTTAATTATGCCACATAATTTAAGAAACAAATTCATTCTTTattgagaaaagaaaaaaaatgaataaaaaaatacaatgcaTTGAAAAGTGAGTATTATTCTGCAACAACATAATTTTACAAGAGCGTTTGCGTTCTGGAATAAAAGGTAAGGAGAATGTCGTTTCCTATTTAAaggaaaaataaaacaattaacaaacaatccaaaaaaaaaacaaaaacagctttTTAACTTCAGTGTTTCAGCAAATTTGTTGTTGTCAAAGATCTTTTCCTTCAAACAATGTTTGGCAAAGGGATAATTAGACATAAACAGTGTAAGTGCCTCGCAGTTACAGTCCTTAGGAGATAGGCAGACCAGTGTTTAGGAAACTGAGATCTGAACATTTGTAATAAACAAAGAAAAGCACTTTCTTAGCACACAATATTGTGTGATGACGTGTAAATGGTGTCCCTATAAGTTTccggatatacacacacagttaccttTTATGTACAGGATTTCCCGTGACTCATATTGTATACCTAGCATGTGCCAGGTCTGCCCTGTTTAAGCACAGATGTTGTTTTAAGaagacccccctctcccccaaatgAGAATGACAGGATATCAACGCAGCAGAGGGATGAGCCAGTGTCTGTTCAGATGTGGCAGCCCTGAGGATAAACTTGTCCTTAGCTTGGTGTAGTTTTGATGCCAATAATACTGCTTGGTCTATTCCCAATGAAGTGCTGACCGCATCCTAGGAAACGCTGTAGCTGTTGTAATAAGTTGCAGTGGCATCTGCTAAGACAGAGATGAGACTGGTCTCTGGGGGCTGGAGGTTTGCAGGTTGTGACAGCTGGATGTGACCATTTATTGTCATTTCATGGGACTCTGGTATAGGAGTATTTAAATATTGATCGAACTCATTCCTATCCATGTCCCCCAGAAGTTCTGCTTGACTAATCTGGTCAATGGTCTCATAATGCTGATgttcaggaggaggagagagttggcCAAGGTGGACATGATAGTTGGGATGGATAGAGTGGTAATTAGAGTTGTAATATGCTGGGGGGCAACTGGAAACTGGTGGGATCATTGATGGCCCTGGCATTTGGCTCAGATGACTGCAGAGAATAGGGCTTCTGGTATATTCAGGAGCGTATGTTGTCCCATTCATGTGAGGGTGCTGTTCTTCTGAACAAGAGGATGGGTAAAAACTCTGCTCTTGATCAATTACCTCCAGAGGAGACATCTCAGGTGGGGTTGGAAGCCCATAGGGGTATGTGTCATGTTTGGTGCCATTCGCCTGAGACTCTCTGTAACTTCTAATGTCTTGCAGAGCTGCACCAGAAGGATACCCACCGCTGTCCTCTTTGTCCAGAGCTGTCCTGCAGCCTCTGTTATCTGGTAATGAGTTCTGATCCCTGGAGAGGTTGCTGAGAAGAAATCCAGTGTCTACCCTTTTGCAAATTCTCTTGATTTGCTTCTTTCTCCTGGGCCTGTACTTGTAGTTGGGGTAATCCTGCATGTGCTGAACTCTCAGCCTCTCCGCCTCTTCCACATATGGCCTCTTTTGGGAAGGGGACAGGGCTTTCCAGGACTTTCCTGCACATCAAacaggacacaaaaaaaacaTAGTCATTACGGACCAGGATACAGTTTTAGAGGATGTGCAAATCAACAGACCAGATGTTCCCTAATGGAGAAGTTACTTATTATAGCTGCTGGAAAGTGTGTCAGAAAATCTACTCATCAATCTCCCTACTGAAAAACTGCTGGCTTCTGGTTACAACACAATCAGCAACAAAGCTATCACAGTGGAAAATCCCATTGCTTTTCTTTTGATTTGTATTATAGGTAACCCAGCATTGGGACTTTAATACAAATTGTGCCCAAATTACAATGTTTTCTTTATATTTGTTTTCTAATGCAAGTTCTCATTAATAAAATTGAA comes from Ascaphus truei isolate aAscTru1 chromosome 4, aAscTru1.hap1, whole genome shotgun sequence and encodes:
- the SOX7 gene encoding transcription factor SOX-7, whose translation is MATLMGSYSWPEGLDCSTMDGELSDGLSPHRSPRDKGSETRIRRPMNAFMVWAKDERKRLAVQNPDLHNAELSKMLGKSWKALSPSQKRPYVEEAERLRVQHMQDYPNYKYRPRRKKQIKRICKRVDTGFLLSNLSRDQNSLPDNRGCRTALDKEDSGGYPSGAALQDIRSYRESQANGTKHDTYPYGLPTPPEMSPLEVIDQEQSFYPSSCSEEQHPHMNGTTYAPEYTRSPILCSHLSQMPGPSMIPPVSSCPPAYYNSNYHSIHPNYHVHLGQLSPPPEHQHYETIDQISQAELLGDMDRNEFDQYLNTPIPESHEMTINGHIQLSQPANLQPPETSLISVLADATATYYNSYSVS